One region of Asterias rubens chromosome 5, eAstRub1.3, whole genome shotgun sequence genomic DNA includes:
- the LOC117290117 gene encoding uncharacterized protein LOC117290117, translated as MAWTAQAGLGPRAFTLCLKVFVVLMFYSHDRRGIICNAMPKIYLPPELLNYSNELIMHFCPGRARKPFPNATKIRLGFVATATPPCVRIGTIEECACPGLIQTHRQHFASAKVEGYRIPGYVYPPEYIISCEPPVPTSTGATSTGATSDPSMGIEGGTQETTLAQHTTAEAVTSQATTPQPATSKAATVQATTSQATTVQAIVLGCLFAVLFLLVIIGALIFYFRRQGRLPSFVKQTSNPAGLSSVPLEARDASRSKLPDPPVPGGNMEYSYAYDHRPAKPGAKEDPDQDDHTYYSVGEGGYRQGNPRYVLDGQRKIPATKELDICTDDAKDHPYFVLNRDEDGDEVTDSSKGVKHNEVDDDYTPLVPTGDPKSRSEQPGKEDDVSPTLAKGSDVCISNADDGNYFPLVLAAAPMSPPVKQSGYEEEKIPISTSPTEVQTSSYDNNTYTPLVQAPAPNSTVKQSGYEEAKIPMPESHDSISTSEPQPDNAYTPLALTVEPKSQKEYSGYETAIISNPGLAAITDDTSPYDHFHRAQKIEPKEGTRLTTDEDDYQHFG; from the exons ATGGCGTGGACGGCACAAGCGGGACTCGGACCGAGGGCATTCACACTATGTTTAAAAGTGTTCGTCGTGCTGATGTTTTATAGTCATGATCGACGTGGCATAATATGCAATGCAATGCCGAAAATTTATCTTCCACCAGAACTACTCAACTATAGTAATGAACTGATTATGCATTTCTGCCCAGG ACGGGCTCGA AAACCATTCCCCAATGCAACGAAAATCAGACTCGGTTTTGTGGCTACAGCGACGCCGCCGTGTGTCAGGATCGGGACGATCGAGGAGTGTGCGTGTCCCGGACTGATCCAGACCCACCGTCAACATTTTGCGTCTGCAAAAGTGGAGGGATATCGTATTCCAG GGTACGTATACCCACCCGAGTACATAATCAG TTGTGAACCACCGGTGCCCACCTCCACCGGTGCCACCTCCACCGGTGCCACCTCAGACCCATCGATGGGAATAGAGGGAGGCACACAAGAAACTACCTTAGCACAACACACTACAGCTGAAGCCGTTACATCACAAGCCACTACACCACAACCCGCTACATCAAAAGCCGCTACAGTGCAAGCCACTACATCACAAGCCACTACAGTGCAAGCTATTGTTCTTGGGTGTCTGTTTGCTGTTCTATTCCTCTTGGTGATCATCGGTGCCTTGATATTCTACTTTCGAAGACAGGGAAGACTACCGTCCTTCGTGAAGCAAACGTC GAACCCTGCTGGGCTGTCAAGTGTTCCATTGGAAGCAAGGG atGCCAGTaggtcgaagttgccagatccACCGGTACCCGGCGGTAACATGGAGTATTCGTACGCATATGACCACCGACCAGCGAAGCCTGGTGCAAAGGAAGATCCagatcaagatgaccacacctaCTACTCTGTAGGCGAGGGTGGGTACAGACAGGGGAACCCCCGCTATGTCTTAGACGGGCAGAGGAAGATACCAGCTACCAAGGAGCTTGACATATGTACGGATGATGCCAAAGACCATCCATACTTTGTGCTCAACAGGGACGAGGATGGCGACGAGGTTACTGACTCGTCAAAAGGGGTCAAACATAATGAAGTCGACGACGACTACACTCCATTGGTACCTACTGGAGATCCAAAGTCACGAAGTGAACAACCTGGGAAAGAGGATGATGTGTCACCCACTTTGGCAAAAGGAAGCGACGTGTGTATATCCAATGCGGACGACGGTAATTACTTTCCATTGGTCCTAGCTGCAGCCCCAATGTCTCCTCCCGTGAAGCAATCTGGATACGAAGAGGAAAAGATACCCATTTCAACCTCGCCGACAGAAGTACAAACCAGTAGCTATGACAATAACACCTACACCCCATTGGTCCAAGCTCCAGCTCCAAATTCCACCGTCAAGCAATCTGGATACGAAGAAGCAAAGATACCCATGCCAGAAAGTCATGATTCAATCTCGACCTCAGAGCCACAACCCGATAACGCCTACACTCCATTGGCCCTAACCGTGGAGCCCAAATCTCAAAAAGAATACTCTGGATACGAGACTGCAATTATCTCGAACCCCGGTTTGGCAGCCATTACTGACGACACGTCCCCCTACGACCACTTCCACAGAGCTCAAAAGATTGAGCCGAAAGAGGGCACTCGTTTAACCACGGATGAAGACGACTACCAACATTTTGGTTAA
- the LOC117290799 gene encoding uncharacterized protein LOC117290799 produces the protein MTMAWTAQTGLVPRIVVLSLKVFIVLMFYTHERRGICTAQPGSVLPEALQENRHQMIAHFCGSGCLWESYTMELDSLNCEHAQQSPVSLCSQICHAEACNVQCWNTATSLCSGNQTKICGYSNADVCEETINGDRTRICVYTRDALPVFCICQSGSGSPYTRCDPQATTPQATTPQATTERATTSQATTAQVTTIQASAAAAPIFTIDQPKNVVGIVFGTMFAVLLLFVIVAAVVLYLHLQGRLPSFAKQASNPDDLSSVESETSCTRVLPPEPPVRSSSMDYLYAQDHIPAMLGARADPDEDGPIYCSVGEDTHRKGNPRYVFDGQRNMPATKEPEVSMGNAKDQQYFVLNRNAGGDEVGRSDGDEVTDLSTGAQATADILKEYTPLVLTGDPRSRSEPFRNEVAVSFKETTPIDSPTKGDPGTYFPLILFAEPNSPVKQSGHEDANTSISTSPTEAQSKSYDNNTDTPLIQTAAPKSPVKQSGYEDAKIRTSESHITTSLTGVQPDNTYTPLVQPVVEPKSQKVPSEYEAPVINQCPGLAAGGDVTSPSQPYDHLDRKGEKRSKEGAMSSTVAHDDYQQLVNKK, from the exons ATGACCATGGCGTGGACGGCACAAACGGGACTCGTACCGAGGATAGTCGTACTAAGTTTGAAAGTGTTCATTGTGCTGATGTTTTATACTCATGAACGACGTGGCATTTGTACTGCACAGCCGGGATCTGTACTTCCAGAAGCACTGCAGGAGAATCGTCATCAAATGATTGCGCATTTCTGTGGATCGGG ATGCTTATGGGAGTCATATACGATGGAGTTGGATAGTCTAAATTGTGAACATGCCCAACAGTCGCCAGTTTCCCTGTGCAGTCAGATCTGCCATGCTGAAGCATGCAACGTCCAATGCTGGAACACGG CTACTTCCCTCTGCAGcggaaatcaaacaaaaatctgtGGTTACAGCAATGCCGACGTTTGCGAGGAAACCATTAATGGGGACAGAACAAGGATATGTGTGTACACCAGGGATGCCTTGCCAGTTTTCTGCATCTGTCAGAGTGGATCTGGTTCGCCGTATACCAG ATGTGATCCACAAGCCACTACGCCACAAGCCACTACGCCACAAGCCACTACAGAAAGAGCCACTACATCACAAGCCACCACAGCACAAGTTACTACAATACAAGCCAGTGCAGCTGCAGCACCCATCTTTACGATTGATCAACCAAAGAACGTAGTAGGTATTGTCTTTGGGACTATGTTTGCTGTTCTACTCCTATTTGTGATCGTCGCTGCTGTGGTACTCTATCTCCACCTACAAGGGAGACTACCTTCTTTCGCGAAGCAAGCGTC gaaCCCAGATGATTTGTCAAGCGTCGAGTCAGAAACAA gCTGTACGAGAGTACTACCGCCTGAACCGCCGGTACGCAGCAGTAGCATGGATTATTTGTACGCACAAGACCACATACCAGCGATGCTTGGTGCAAGGGCAGATCCTGATGAAGATGGTCCAATTTACTGTTCCGTAGGTGAGGATACTCACAGAAAGGGGAACCCCCGCTATGTCTTTGACGGGCAAAGAAATATGCCAGCTACCAAGGAACCCGAGGTATCTATGGGCAATGCCAAAGACCAGCAATACTTTGTGCTCAATAGGAATGCAGGGGGCGATGAAGTGGGACGCTCAGATGGGGACGAGGTGACTGACTTGTCAACAGGAGCGCAGGCTACAGCGGACATCCTCAAGGAATACACTCCATTGGTGCTTACTGGAGACCCACGGTCACGATCTGAACCATTTAGAAACGAGGTTGCTGTGTCGTTCAAAGAAACTACCCCGATCGACTCGCCGACCAAAGGGGACCCCGGTACCTACTTTCCACTGATCCTTTTTGCAGAACCAAATTCCCCTGTGAAGCAATCTGGACACGAAGATGCAAATACATCCATTTCAACCTCGCCGACAGAGGCACAGTCTAAAAGCTATGACAATAACACCGACACCCCACTGATCCAAACTGCAGCCCCAAAATCCCCCGTGAAGCAATCTGGATACGAAGATGCAAAGATACGCACTTCAGAAAGTCACATCACAACCTCGCTGACAGGGGTGCAACCCGATAACACCTACACCCCATTGGTCCAACCCGTGGTGGAGCCCAAATCTCAAAAGGTACCCTCCGAGTACGAGGCTCCTGTAATAAACCAGTGTCCTGGTTTGGCAGCCGGCGGTGACGTCACGTCCCCCTCGCAGCCATACGACCACTTAGACAGAAAGGGAGAGAAAAGGTCAAAGGAGGGCGCCATGTCATCAACCGTGGCCCACGACGACTATCAGCAGTTGGTGAATAAAAAGTAG
- the LOC117290775 gene encoding uncharacterized protein LOC117290775 gives MESNISCTYFQETLCIFEDAVICQDAEDKGVCVFKKLDEYGNVSFCKCKSQPGAEDDYLQLWTNSCNEDEDRQPYGGDNQITEPPSDGKPTRPTIKVPPMDSSGGKINIAVPILCSLLAVVVVVLLVLGVKLCRQRSGNPALLNKKTPNGTNNSTSVALEPNIFKRASQALPPVPSEYPQSCTDDHTYYSLDHDVKDEGNSRYVVHEKNSAPSQPDKVVSTEDADHEYSVLEKTQSIENIGVSDPDYTTSTAESLIEAPVEAESDRSPVLMMTEESDTPLKRSGYEVAVVAPPKENIRSPVNKPAESETNTVQSGFEVAVVASSKENTRSPLDRPAVSETINVQSGYEVAVVAPPKVNSRSPVHKPAENETASVQSGYEVAVVASSKENIRSPVHKPAESETSNDQSGYEVAVVATPPADPSDSALYDHFDRSTSRLSSVGDPPDQENSDYQHLVKV, from the exons ATGGAATCAAACATCTCGTGTACATATTTCCAAGAAACCCTTTGCATCTTTGAAGACGCAGTCATCTGCCAAGACGCAGAGGATAAAGGCgtctgtgtttttaaaaagttggaTGAATACGGAAATGTATCCTTCTGCAAATGTAAAAGCCAACCAGGGGCAGAGGATGATTACCTGCAGCTCTGGACAAATAG TTGCAATGAAGATGAAGACAGACAGCCGTATGGAGGTGACAACCAAATTACTGAGCCTCCAAGCGATGGaaaaccaactcgtccaacGATCAAAGTACCACCGATGGATTCAAGTGGCGGGAAGATCAACATTGCAGTCCCTATTCTTTGTTCTCTGTTGGCCGTTGTGGTTGTCGTGCTTCTGGTGTTAGGTGTGAAGCTATGCAGGCAGAGAAGTGGAAACCCGGCTCTCTTGAACAAAAAAACTCC gAATGGAACAAACAACTCAACAAGTGTAGCACTTGAACCAAATA TATTCAAACGAGCATCTCAGGCTTTACCTCCGGTACCTAGCGAGTATCCACAGTCGTGCACGGACGACCACACGTATTACTCGTTAGATCATGACGTCAAAGATGAGGGGAACTCCCGCTACGTGGTCCACGAGAAAAATAGTGCGCCATCTCAGCCCGACAAAGTCGTAAGTACGGAGGATGCCGACCATGAGTATTCGGTGCTAGAGAAAACACAAAGTATTGAGAACATAGGAGTGAGCGACCCAGATTACACAACCTCTACAGCTGAATCGTTAATAGAGGCTCCTGTTGAAGCGGAAAGCGACCGTTCCCCAGTGCTGATGATGACTGAGGAGAGCGATACTCCACTCAAGCGGTCTGGATATGAGGTTGCCGTGGTTGCGCCACCGAAGGAAAACATTCGTTCTCCGGTGAACAAGCCTGCAGAGAGCGAGACCAATACCGTTCAATCTGGATTCGAGGTTGCCGTCGTTGCATCTTCAAAGGAAAACACTCGTTCTCCGTTGGATAGGCCTGCAGTGAGCGAGACCATTAATGTTCAATCTGGATACGAGGTTGCGGTCGTTGCACCTCCAAAAGTAAACAGTCGTTCTCCGGTGCACAAGCCGGCAGAGAACGAGACCGCTAGTGTTCAATCTGGATACGAGGTTGCGGTCGTTGCAtcttcaaaagaaaacattcGTTCTCCGGTGCACAAGCCTGCAGAGAGTGAGACCTCTAATGATCAATCTGGATACGAGGTTGCTG